CCAGCTAAATTCTTTTCTGAAGGAATACTTTGCAAAAGAAGAAGTAGAAAAAGTAGTAATAGGTTTACCCACAAACCTTGATGGAACAGCAACTGACGGAACGCCGTTGGTGGAAAGTTTCCTTTCATTTTTCAAAAAAAACTTCACAACTATTCCAATTGAAACGATTGACGAACGCTTTACTTCTAAGATGGCCAAGCAAACCATGATCGACTCGGGAATGAAGAAAAAAGACCGTCAAAACAAAGGAAATGTCGACATGATCTCCGCTACAATAATTCTTCAGGATTATTTGAGATCAATGCATTAATCCCACCCTCCAGATTAACAAGATTAGTAAACCCCAACTTCTCTAATTCCAAAATCGCCTGCTTGCTCCTAATTCCAGACTGGCAATGAACAAGCGTTTTGTCAACTTTGGATATTCGATCAAGGTTATCATGAAGGCTAATAAGCGGAATGAGCTTACCACCAATATTTACTTGATAGTATTCTTGCTGAGTGCGTACGTCGATGATTTGTTCAAAATCTTTTTTCCTAAAGGCAGATGCTTTGATTTCTGAAACAGCTTGAATGCCACAAAAAGCATCATAATCAATGAGGCTCGTAATTTTTGGCCTTTTGGGGTTTTTCTGCAATTTCATTTTGCGAAAAACCATACTTTGAGTGTCGATAAGTAGGAGTTGGTTTGTGAGTGGCTCACCAATGTCCGTAATTACTTTAATTGCTTCAGTAGCCATGATGGTTCCTACAATCCCAGCTACGCTTCCCAAAACGCCGGCAGTTTCGCAATTAGGAGCCATTTCTTCATTCGGTGGGTTTTCAAAAAGGTCACGATAGGTACATGAGTCATTGAAATTAAAAACAGCAGCTTGCCCTTCAAAACGATGCAAAGCACCATAAATAAATGGCTTGTTTAAAATTTCACAGACATCATTGACCAAATACCTCGTTGGGAAATTATCCGTACAATCGATAATGAGATCAAAATCACTTGCGATCTTCAAGGCATTTTCGCTATCTAACCTTTCTGGAAATAAAACAAACTCAGTTGCACTATTCATTTCTTTCAATCGTGCGTGTGCTTTGTCCAGTTTCGACTCTTGAACGTTCTTTTCGGTAAAAAGGACTTGTCTTTGAAGGTTGCTAAGGTCAACTGTGTCGTTCTCTACAATTCCAATTTTGCCAAGACCAGCGGCTACCAAATACAACAACACTGGGCTACCAAGTCCACCTGCACCTACCACCAAGACAGATGAATGTTTTAGCTTCTCTTGTGCCTCTAAACCAAAACCAGGAATAGTGGTTTGGCGTGAGTAGCGGAGGTGATCATTAGAACTTAGCATTTTAAAAATTTTGTGTGATGAAAAAGTAAATCTTTTGCCACGAATATAGTTACTTTAGCGGAAGTGCAGATGAAATCTAAATTTAGAAAACTACTTCCTAAATTAATTAAAAGCACAGCAAGAAATGATCAAACTAAGTGACCTTGCACATTTTGTAAGGTACTCGTTTTGAGCCTTAACCTTGATAACTTAGAATACATGAGGATAAGAATATATATAATTTTTTCGATGTTTCTTTTTTTGAGCAGTTGTCAAAATTCAAATGAAACAGCAAACGTATCTCTAGAGCCCTCAGGGTTGTCTGGAAAAAAGTTGGCGGAACTTCATTGTGGAGGTTGTCATAGTTTTCCAAAGCCCGAACTTCTTCCAAAAAAAACATGGGAAAATGGCGTGTTGCCAGAGATGGCATTACGGCTAGGACATGGAAATTACATGGGAAAGATGACATCCTATGACCAAGATGAGCTAATGGCAGTTATCAAATCTGGAACATTCCCAGATGCACCATTAATTGCGGAGGAAGATTGGCAAAAAATAGTGGCCTATTATGGAATAAATGCTCCAGATCAACTCAATGAAAACTCGTTAAGCACAACGAGAGAGATGGATAGTTTTTCTCTTAAAAGCTTGGCTTTGCCTGGCCCGGGTGTTGTAGCAACCCAATACCTTCCATCACAAAAAGGAGTTCTAATTAGTAGCTTCACAAATAGTTATGGAAAGTTATCTATGAATGACTTATCATCTTTAACCTCCGTGAATAAATCTGAAAGTCCTCTTGTGAAAATTGGTTTTCACTCTACATATGGCGAAGTGCAGCTTGAAATAGGGAATTTAGACCCTTCGGAAATTCCAATGGGCAAATTAAAAGCTGGGAACAAAATTTTAATTGAGAATTTACATCGTCCATCCGATATGCTTATTGCAGACATTAATGAAGATGGGATTGATGATTTTATAATTGCCAGTTTTGGTTTTCTTACTGGAAGTCTTGATTGGTTCGATGGAAAAACTTTTAAGAAAAATATGCTGTCAAATGAGCCAGGAGCTAGAGTTATTTATCACCTTGATTTTAACAAAGATGGTAAAAAAGACATTTTGGTTCTTCTAACTCAAGGAAAGGAGTCTATTATATTATTCAAGAATGTGGGCAAAGGTCTATTTGAAGCAGAAACTATGGTTCAGTTTCCTCCAGTATATGGTTCAAGTTACTTTGAAATTCAGGATTTCGATAAAGATGGGTACTATGACTTCGTTTATACGAATGGAGATAATGCAGACTATTCAATCGTCAAAAAACCTTACCACGGAGTAAGAATTCTAATTAATGATGGTAAAAATAAATTTAGCGAAAAGTACTTTTACCCAATAAATGGGGCGTCAAAAGTTGTTTCCAATGATTTTGACAAGGATGGTGACATTGACATGGCGGTTATTTCCTACTTTCCTGACAAAGACCGAAATGAAGGTTTTCTGTACTTCGAACAGATTGCTGAAAACAAGTTTGACGTAAAGTCAAAAAAGAATGTATCTAACAGAAAATGGCTTACCTTAGATTACGGAGATTTCGACAATAACAACACGACAGACTTTGTTTTAGGCACACTCAACAAAAACCAAAGAAGAAAATCTAGTGAGGATCCAGTTGTGATTTTGTTTGGGAAAGGGAAGTGAAAGTACTAATATTTACATTTCCAATTTTTTGCTTTTTATAACAAACTTATGTGTTTTCATTAGTTTGATGACCTTTTCAATATTTGCGGTATTAAAAGTATATAGTTGCGTACGAGCGTTTTCGTTTTTCCCTTGAAAGTATGTTGCTAAGAATTCATCGTTTAATTCAGTCTTGTAGCCATAAACAATGACTTGCACTCCATTTACTTCAAATTCTTCTATAATTCGACCATTTTGATTGAAACGGATTGTTTCTTTCGGCTTTTGTGAGGCCATAGACCCATGATCATAACGAATAGTATCTATTTGGTCTGTAAAGTAACCAACCGAGGAATCTACTCCTTGTAATACTTGATGTTTCCAATTTGAAGGTAAATCAAGTTCGAAAAAAACATACTCTCCCTCTTCAGGTTCAATTTTACCATCAATTACATTTTTCTTACAAGAGAAGAAAAATGTAGACATTAAAAGCAAGTATAACGTGTTCTTGAAAGTCATATGAAATTTCATATTTTTCTTTTTAAAGTAGGAATCACACTTTATTTCAATCCCCCACCATGCCCAAATCCACCC
This portion of the Spirosomataceae bacterium TFI 002 genome encodes:
- a CDS encoding putative holliday junction resolvase, with translation MARILAIDYGKKRTGLAVTDPLQIIASSLTTVETHQLNSFLKEYFAKEEVEKVVIGLPTNLDGTATDGTPLVESFLSFFKKNFTTIPIETIDERFTSKMAKQTMIDSGMKKKDRQNKGNVDMISATIILQDYLRSMH
- a CDS encoding adenylyltransferase and sulfurtransferase, with translation MLSSNDHLRYSRQTTIPGFGLEAQEKLKHSSVLVVGAGGLGSPVLLYLVAAGLGKIGIVENDTVDLSNLQRQVLFTEKNVQESKLDKAHARLKEMNSATEFVLFPERLDSENALKIASDFDLIIDCTDNFPTRYLVNDVCEILNKPFIYGALHRFEGQAAVFNFNDSCTYRDLFENPPNEEMAPNCETAGVLGSVAGIVGTIMATEAIKVITDIGEPLTNQLLLIDTQSMVFRKMKLQKNPKRPKITSLIDYDAFCGIQAVSEIKASAFRKKDFEQIIDVRTQQEYYQVNIGGKLIPLISLHDNLDRISKVDKTLVHCQSGIRSKQAILELEKLGFTNLVNLEGGINALISNNPEELL
- a CDS encoding Repeat domain-containing protein; this encodes MFLFLSSCQNSNETANVSLEPSGLSGKKLAELHCGGCHSFPKPELLPKKTWENGVLPEMALRLGHGNYMGKMTSYDQDELMAVIKSGTFPDAPLIAEEDWQKIVAYYGINAPDQLNENSLSTTREMDSFSLKSLALPGPGVVATQYLPSQKGVLISSFTNSYGKLSMNDLSSLTSVNKSESPLVKIGFHSTYGEVQLEIGNLDPSEIPMGKLKAGNKILIENLHRPSDMLIADINEDGIDDFIIASFGFLTGSLDWFDGKTFKKNMLSNEPGARVIYHLDFNKDGKKDILVLLTQGKESIILFKNVGKGLFEAETMVQFPPVYGSSYFEIQDFDKDGYYDFVYTNGDNADYSIVKKPYHGVRILINDGKNKFSEKYFYPINGASKVVSNDFDKDGDIDMAVISYFPDKDRNEGFLYFEQIAENKFDVKSKKNVSNRKWLTLDYGDFDNNNTTDFVLGTLNKNQRRKSSEDPVVILFGKGK